Within Massilia litorea, the genomic segment GGCGCCGAACCGGACAGCACCCGCGCACCGGCTTCGCCGACGATGACGTCGTCCTCGATCCGGATGCCGATGTTCCAGAAGTGTTCCGGCACGCCCGGCGCCGGACGCACGTAGATGCCCGGTTCCACGGTCAGCGCCATGCCCGGCACCAGGGGCCGCGAAGGCTTGCCCTCGATGCCCAGGTCGCGGTAGCTGCCGGTGTCGTGCACGTCCAGTCCGAGCCAGTGGCCGGTGCCGTGCATGTAGAAAGGAGTATAGGCGCGCTCGGCCAGCACGTTGTCGACGCTGCCGTATTTCGCCTTGTCGAGCAGGCCGACGTCGAGCATGCCTTCTGCCAGCACCTTCAATGCCGCCTCGTGCACGTCGCTGTAGGGACGGCCCGGCACGATGGCACGCAGCGCTGCATCCTGGGCCCGCAGCACCAGTTCATATAATACTTTTTGCGCGTCGCTGAAGCGGCCGTTCACCGGGAAGGTGCGCGTGATGTCGGCCGCATAGCTGTCGAATTCGCAGCCGGCGTCGATCAGGACCAGGTCGCCGTCCAGCATCTGCGCATTGTTGGCGCTGTAGTGCAGGACGCAGGCCTTATCTCCGCTGGCGACGATCGGCGTATAGGCCGGGAACTGGGCGCCATTCCTGCGAAATTCGTAGAGCAGTTCGGCCTCGAGCTCGTACTCGAACATGCCGGGACGGGCCGCGCGCATGGCGCGCAGGTGGGCGGCGCCGGAAATCGTGGCCGCGCGCAGCATCAGCGCCTGCTCGCTCTCGTCTTTTACAAGACGCATCTCGTCGAGCAGCGCCAGCAGGTGGTGGGTGCGTGCCGGCGCGGCCACGCCCGCGCGCGACTGGGCGCGCACCGCCTTCAGCCATCCCGCCACCTGGGCATCCAGGGAGGGATTGTGGGCGAGGGCGTAGTACAGGGCCGGAACGTCGGCCAGCAGGCGCGCCATCTGCGCATCGAGTTCGCCGATCGGGTAGGCCTCGTCGAAGCCGAAGGTTTCACGCGCGGCGGACGGGCCATATCTGAAACCGTCCCAGATCTCGCGCTCGACGTTTTTCTCGCGGCAGAACAGGATCGAACGTGCCGGCGTAGCGCCCGAAGCGGCCACCATGACCAATACGCTTTCCGGTTCCGTAAAACTGGTCAGATAATAAAAATAGCTGTCGTGGCGGTAGGGGTAGTCGCTGTCGCTGTTTCTCGCCACCTCGGGCGCGGTGGCCAGCACCGCCAGCGCGCCCGGTTCCATGCTCGCCGCCAGGCGTGCGCGGCGGGCGGCAAACGGGCTCACGCGCCGGCCCTCTTCGCCATCGGCGCGTTCAGTTCCTCCAGCTGTTCGACGGTCCCGACATTGACCCAGGGACCGTGATAGATCTCGCCGCCCACGCGTTTCTGTTCGATGAACTTGCGCATCAGGGGACCGAATTTCAGGAATTCGCCAGCCTTGATACCGTCGAACATGTCAGGGCGGTAGACCCCGATGCCCGCAAAATTCCACTTCGGGTCGCCGTCATTGGCCAGCGTGTACATGTCGAGAGCAAAGTCGCCGGTCGGGTTGTGCCACGGGTTCGGCGTCAGGTACAGCCAGGCGATATCGCGTTGGTCGAACGGGATCGGTTGGCCGACCGCGTCGTTGTCGGGCAGGGCCTCGAGCGCCTGCGAAAAATCGAAGTAGGGCGCGTAGATGTCGCCCGACACGGCGAGGAAAGGTTCGTCGCCCAGCAGGTGCAGGGCGTTGGCGATGCCGCCCGCCGTTTCCAGCGGCGTCGGCTCGTGCGAATAGACGATGCGCGCGCCATATCGGCTGCCGTCGCCGAGTTCTTCCTCGATCATGTGGCCGAGATGCGAATGGTTGATGACAATGTCGACCAGGCCTGCGCGCACCAGATTCAGCACGTGCCAGGTGATGAGGGGACGGCCGCGCACTTTCAACAGCGGTTTGGGGCAGGTGTCCGTCAATGGACGCATGCGCTCGCCGCGGCCGGCGGCGAAAATCATGGCTTTCATGGGCTTCCCGGAAAATAAACTGAGTGAGCTCAGAAGGTGTAGCCGACCTGCGGCGCCTTGTCCTCGAACGCGTCGAGCAGACGGATCAGCGGCTTGAGTTCGGTGTAGCGGTTGGCGGTCTTGCGCACGTAGTCCATCACGGTCGGCAAGTCGCCCATGTAGATCGCCTTGCCGTCGCGGTAGTTCAGGCGGCAGAAGATGCCGAGGATTTTCAGGTGGCGCTGCAGGGCCATGAATTCGAAGTCGCGGTAGAAGGCGTCGATGTCCGGATTGACCGGCAGGCCGACCTGCTTGGCGCTTTGCCAGTAGCGCACGACCCAGTCCAGCACGATTTCTTCGTCCCACTGGATGTAGGCATCGCGCAGCAGCGAGCCGAGGTCGTAGGTGACCGGGCCGTAGACGGCGTCCTGGAAGTCGAGCACGCCCGGGTTGCCCTGGTCCAGGAACATCAGGTTACGCGAGTGGAAATCGCGGTGCATGAACACCTGCTGCTGGGCCAGCACGTTGGCGGTAACCGCCTCGAACACTTTATCCAATTGGGCCTGCTGGGCCTCGGTGAGGGTCACGCCCAGGTGGCGGCCCAGGTACCACTCCGGGAACAGGTTCATCTCGCGCAGCACGAAGGCGCGGTCGAACTCGGGCAGCACACCCGGCTGGCTGTGCAACTGGAACTTGATCAGGGCGTCGACCGCGTCCGAATACATGAAGGCGGCGTTGTCGGAATCGAGGCGGGCCAGGTAGGTGGTGGTGCCGAGGTCGGACAGCAGCAGGAAGCCGCGCTCGACGTCGCGCGCGACGATGGCCGGCACCGTGACGCCGGCCTCGGCCAGCAGTCCCTGCACATGGATAAAGGCGGGCACGTTTTCGCGCTCGGGCGGCGCGTCCATCGCGATCAGGGTGTCGCCGAGTTTGCCGCGTAGCGCCGGCGCCACATCGAGGCGGAAATAGCGGCGAAAGCTGGCGTCCGACGAGGCCGGGCGGCGCGAACCGACTTCCACCAGGTCAAGCGAGCTCAGCCATTCGGTAAGGAGCGCGAGGCGCGCGTCCTGCTCGGCGGAAGTGGGGGAGTTTTGATACAAAGAAGACATGGAACGTCCAGCGGAAACCGGTTGAGGGGGACAATTCCCATATAATAAGGGATTCAATCCAAAAAATCGCCCTTTATGGTGCTGCCACAGATTCCATGAGCTGGTTTACGGCCCTACCATTCCCGCGGCGGCGGGCAGTTGCCCTGTCCGCCCTCGTCACCGTGGCCTCGGGGCCCTTGCACGCGCAAGTCGCGCCGCCCGCGCCCCATCCCGACGAACAAGACCTTCCCGTTACCGTTCAGGCCGAGGAAATCGGCGGCCGTCCGGACCGCGAAATCAACCTCAATCGCAACGTCGAGATCACGCGCGGCCAGACCAGACTGACGGCCGACACTGCCTGCTATCGGCTGGTCGAGGACGAAGTCACGGCCGAAGGTAAAGTCAACATGTGGCGTTTCGGCGACCGCTACCAGGGCGACGCCCTGCAGCTGAATATGTCGACCGGGCGCGGCTGGGTGCTCCATCCCCAGTACAAGCTGCAGGTGAACAATGCGCAAGGTCACGCCGACCGCATCGACTTGCTGGGCGAAGACCAGGCCCTGGTCGCGGACGGCACCTACAGCACCTGCGAAGGACCCGATCCGGACTGGTACCTGAAGGCGAGCACGCTGCGCCTCGATTCGGGGCGCGACGTCGGCACCGCGGGCAAGACCATCATCTATTTCAAGGACGTGCCGATCCTGGGCACGCCGGCGATGTCGTTCTCGCTCTCGGGCGCGCGCCGTTCGGGCTGGTTGCCGCCTTCGGTCGGCTTCGGCTCGAAGGGCAAGTTCGAGTTCATGGTGCCGTATTACTTCAATATCGCGCCGAACCGCGATTTGACGGTGTTCCCGCGCGTCATGTCCGACCGCGGCCTGCAGCTGGGCGCCACCGCCCGCTACCTCGGCCAGACGGAGCGCGGGCCGTACGCCGGCGAGACCCATGTCGAAGGCCTGCTCAACGACCGGATCACGAAGACCAACCGCTGGCTGGTCAACTCGACCCATAACCAGACGCTGGCGCCGGGCTGGACCTACGGCTGGAACCTGCACGGTGCGTCGGACGACGAATACCCGAGCGATTTCTCGCGCAACGTCGCGGCCAGCGCCGAACGCCAGCTGGTGCGCGAGCTGTACACCGGCTACGGCACCCAGTACTGGAGCCTGACCGCACGCGCCCAGAACGTACAAGTGCTGCAGGAGCCGGCGGCGGTGGCCAATCCGGCGCTGGCGATCCCGCGTCCGTATGACCGCCTGCCGCAGATTAATTTTCACACCGGCCGTTACGATGTGAAAGGTTTCGACTGGGCGATCGACGCCGAAGCGACGCGCTTTTCGCATCCCACCTTCGACACCGGCAACCGCCTGCTGGCGGTGTCCCAGGTCAGCTATCCGTTTATCCGCCCGGGCTACTACATCACGCCGAAGGTGATGCTGCACGCGACCAAGTACAGCATGGAAACCAATACCCGGGGCGCGACCAGCCTGTCGCGCGCGCTGCCGATCTTCTCGGTCGACAGCGGCATGGTGTTCGAGCGCGATGCCAAGCTGTTCGGCAGCGCCGTGACCCAGACCCTGGAGCCGCGCCTGTTCTATGTGCGCACCCCGTACAAGAACCAGGACGAGTTCCCGATCTTCGACACCAACGAGGCCGGCTTCAGCTACGCCCAGCTGTTCAGCGAGAACCGCTTTGTCGGCGGCGACCGCGTTTCGGATGCGAACCAGCTCACGGCCGCCGTGGTGTCGCGCTTCATCGAGGCCGACGGCGCCGAGCGCCTGCGCATGGCGGTGGGCCAGCGGTTTTACTTTACCGAGCCGCGCGTGCAGATGCCGGGCCGCACCCAGGACCGGCAAGGCCGCTCCGACCTGCTGCTGGCGGCGTCGGGCCGCATTGTCAATAACTGGAACTTCGACAGCAGCGTACAATACGATGCGACCAGCACCAGCCTGTATAGCCAGAACCATGGCGTGCGCTGGACGCCGGGTCCGATGAAGGTGCTCAATGCCGAATACCGCTACGTGCGCGACAGCTTCCGCAATGCCGACGTGTCGGCCCAGTGGCCGCTCTCGAAGCGCTGGTATGGCGTCGGCCGCGTCAGCTATTCGCTGCGCGACCGCAAGGTGATCGAGAGCCTGGTCGGACTCGAGTACAAGGCCGATTGCTGGATCTTCCGCATGGGCGCGCAGCGCTTCGTGACGGCAGCCCAGGCGACCTCGACGCCGATTTTCTTCCAGCTCGAGCTCAGCGGCCTGTCGCGACTCGGTTTTGGTACCCCGCTCGAGTCGTTTACGAGGAGTATTCCCGGCTATACGCGGCTGAACAGCAACGTCGGCCGACCATAATAGGGTATCCCAATGAGGTATCCTTCTTGGTGGCGCCCCCGCAGGCGCGCCTCCAAGATCCGAACCACGGATGATTTTTGACCTGAATGAGTGCTTCCCAGACTATGCGTACTACCCGTTTGCATCACCTTAAGCTCGCAGCAACGCTGCTGTGCGCGCTCACGGCCAACGCCGCCCTGGCACAGGGTGCCAAGCCCGCGCCTGCAGCGGCGCAAACCACTGCCCCCGGCAGCGGTTTCCTGCCGCCCGCATCGAGCAGCGCCAATGTCATCGATTCGATCCGGGTCGTCGTCAACGACGAGGTCATCACCCGCAACGAAGTGCGCGACCGCGTCGGCCAGATCGTGCAGCGCCTGCGTTCCCAGAATGCCCAGCTCCCGCCGCAGGCCGACCTCGAGCGCCAGGTGATCGAAGCGATGGTCGTCGAGCGCGCCCAGCTGCAGCTGGCCAAGGAGATGGGCGTGCGCGTCGACGACCGCACGCTCGACGCCGCGATCGGCCGCATCGCCGAAGGCCAGAAGATGACAGTGCAGCAGATGCGCAACCAGATGGAAAAGGAAGGCCTGACCTTCGCTGCCTTCCGCGAAGAAATCCGCGGCGAGATCATGCTGCAGCGCCTGCGCGAGCACGAAGTCGACAGCAAGATCCAGGTCTCCGATGCCGAGGTCGACACCTACCTCGCCGCCGAAAAAGCCGCCGCCGCCGACCGTGTCGAAATGGACATCGCCCAGATCCTGGTCGGCATCCCGGCCAACGCCACGCCCGAGCAGATCGCCGCCCGCCGCGCCCGCGCCGACGAAGTCATGCGCCAGCTGCGTACCGGTGCCGACTTCGCCAAGATGGCCGCCACCTATTCGGACGCGCCGGACGCATTGAAGGGCGGCGCCATCGGCTGGCGCGACCCGGACCGCCTGCCGGAACTGATTTCCGAGCCGCTGCGCAAGCTGAGCCCGGGCCAGGTCACGCCTGTCATCAAGAGCAATACCGGTTTCCACATCATCAAGCTGATCGACAAGCGCAACCAGCAAACGGCGCCGGAACAGGCCGCCGTGGTCCAGCAGACCCGCGCGCGCCATATCCTGATCAAGGCCACGCCGGCCATGCCGGCCGCGCAGGTGAAAGCCAAGCTGGCCGAGCTGCGCGCCAAAATCGTCAACAAGAGCGCCACCTTCGAGGACCTGGCGCGCCAGAACGGCCAGGACGGTTCGGCCGCCAAGGGCGGCGACCTGGGCTGGCTGCAGCCGGGCGACGTGGTACCGGAATTCGAGACCGCGATGAATGCGCTGAAGCCGGGCGAACTGTCCGACGTGGTCGAGACGCCGTTCGGCTTCCACCTGATCGAGGTCCTCGAGCGCAAGAGCGAAGACCAGGGCAAGGAACGCGAGCGCCTGCGCGCACGCCAGGTGATCCGCGAGCGCAAACTCGGTGAAGCCGCCGAGGACTGGGCGCGCGAAGTGCGCGACCGTGCCTACGTCGAGTA encodes:
- a CDS encoding aminopeptidase P N-terminal domain-containing protein, with amino-acid sequence MSPFAARRARLAASMEPGALAVLATAPEVARNSDSDYPYRHDSYFYYLTSFTEPESVLVMVAASGATPARSILFCREKNVEREIWDGFRYGPSAARETFGFDEAYPIGELDAQMARLLADVPALYYALAHNPSLDAQVAGWLKAVRAQSRAGVAAPARTHHLLALLDEMRLVKDESEQALMLRAATISGAAHLRAMRAARPGMFEYELEAELLYEFRRNGAQFPAYTPIVASGDKACVLHYSANNAQMLDGDLVLIDAGCEFDSYAADITRTFPVNGRFSDAQKVLYELVLRAQDAALRAIVPGRPYSDVHEAALKVLAEGMLDVGLLDKAKYGSVDNVLAERAYTPFYMHGTGHWLGLDVHDTGSYRDLGIEGKPSRPLVPGMALTVEPGIYVRPAPGVPEHFWNIGIRIEDDVIVGEAGARVLSGSAPKTVREIETLMAER
- the murU gene encoding N-acetylmuramate alpha-1-phosphate uridylyltransferase MurU, whose product is MKAMIFAAGRGERMRPLTDTCPKPLLKVRGRPLITWHVLNLVRAGLVDIVINHSHLGHMIEEELGDGSRYGARIVYSHEPTPLETAGGIANALHLLGDEPFLAVSGDIYAPYFDFSQALEALPDNDAVGQPIPFDQRDIAWLYLTPNPWHNPTGDFALDMYTLANDGDPKWNFAGIGVYRPDMFDGIKAGEFLKFGPLMRKFIEQKRVGGEIYHGPWVNVGTVEQLEELNAPMAKRAGA
- a CDS encoding aminoglycoside phosphotransferase family protein, which encodes MSSLYQNSPTSAEQDARLALLTEWLSSLDLVEVGSRRPASSDASFRRYFRLDVAPALRGKLGDTLIAMDAPPERENVPAFIHVQGLLAEAGVTVPAIVARDVERGFLLLSDLGTTTYLARLDSDNAAFMYSDAVDALIKFQLHSQPGVLPEFDRAFVLREMNLFPEWYLGRHLGVTLTEAQQAQLDKVFEAVTANVLAQQQVFMHRDFHSRNLMFLDQGNPGVLDFQDAVYGPVTYDLGSLLRDAYIQWDEEIVLDWVVRYWQSAKQVGLPVNPDIDAFYRDFEFMALQRHLKILGIFCRLNYRDGKAIYMGDLPTVMDYVRKTANRYTELKPLIRLLDAFEDKAPQVGYTF
- a CDS encoding LPS-assembly protein LptD, which translates into the protein MSWFTALPFPRRRAVALSALVTVASGPLHAQVAPPAPHPDEQDLPVTVQAEEIGGRPDREINLNRNVEITRGQTRLTADTACYRLVEDEVTAEGKVNMWRFGDRYQGDALQLNMSTGRGWVLHPQYKLQVNNAQGHADRIDLLGEDQALVADGTYSTCEGPDPDWYLKASTLRLDSGRDVGTAGKTIIYFKDVPILGTPAMSFSLSGARRSGWLPPSVGFGSKGKFEFMVPYYFNIAPNRDLTVFPRVMSDRGLQLGATARYLGQTERGPYAGETHVEGLLNDRITKTNRWLVNSTHNQTLAPGWTYGWNLHGASDDEYPSDFSRNVAASAERQLVRELYTGYGTQYWSLTARAQNVQVLQEPAAVANPALAIPRPYDRLPQINFHTGRYDVKGFDWAIDAEATRFSHPTFDTGNRLLAVSQVSYPFIRPGYYITPKVMLHATKYSMETNTRGATSLSRALPIFSVDSGMVFERDAKLFGSAVTQTLEPRLFYVRTPYKNQDEFPIFDTNEAGFSYAQLFSENRFVGGDRVSDANQLTAAVVSRFIEADGAERLRMAVGQRFYFTEPRVQMPGRTQDRQGRSDLLLAASGRIVNNWNFDSSVQYDATSTSLYSQNHGVRWTPGPMKVLNAEYRYVRDSFRNADVSAQWPLSKRWYGVGRVSYSLRDRKVIESLVGLEYKADCWIFRMGAQRFVTAAQATSTPIFFQLELSGLSRLGFGTPLESFTRSIPGYTRLNSNVGRP
- a CDS encoding peptidylprolyl isomerase, translating into MRTTRLHHLKLAATLLCALTANAALAQGAKPAPAAAQTTAPGSGFLPPASSSANVIDSIRVVVNDEVITRNEVRDRVGQIVQRLRSQNAQLPPQADLERQVIEAMVVERAQLQLAKEMGVRVDDRTLDAAIGRIAEGQKMTVQQMRNQMEKEGLTFAAFREEIRGEIMLQRLREHEVDSKIQVSDAEVDTYLAAEKAAAADRVEMDIAQILVGIPANATPEQIAARRARADEVMRQLRTGADFAKMAATYSDAPDALKGGAIGWRDPDRLPELISEPLRKLSPGQVTPVIKSNTGFHIIKLIDKRNQQTAPEQAAVVQQTRARHILIKATPAMPAAQVKAKLAELRAKIVNKSATFEDLARQNGQDGSAAKGGDLGWLQPGDVVPEFETAMNALKPGELSDVVETPFGFHLIEVLERKSEDQGKERERLRARQVIRERKLGEAAEDWAREVRDRAYVEYREEA